A part of Myxococcus landrumus genomic DNA contains:
- a CDS encoding SAM-dependent methyltransferase, which produces MRAESQWSESRHDTVVAYYEEKTERILRRYGPGPRIHFHVGLVDDVPPPGEPEARVRERVNAAQEVLLEELARAMGPLPEECELLDVGCGLGGGALYWASKHQARVTAVTNVGLHVELVRTFAEIEGVGARVKPLHCDALAVPGRACFDAVVAVETCSYLPRPEWFRRVRGLLRPGGVVAIADCFLGRPELAAPFDRYWRTRIGTREEYLSAAHAAGLELEVCDDVSGRAVGFWSLTLELLAHERFAPTGQLPARILARGESRREHLRLQQALLDGGLEYALLVLRRED; this is translated from the coding sequence ATGAGGGCGGAATCCCAGTGGAGCGAGTCCCGCCACGACACGGTCGTCGCCTACTACGAGGAGAAGACGGAGCGCATCCTGCGCCGCTACGGGCCGGGCCCCCGCATCCACTTCCACGTGGGACTCGTGGACGACGTGCCTCCGCCCGGAGAGCCCGAGGCGCGCGTGCGCGAGCGCGTCAACGCCGCGCAGGAAGTCCTGCTGGAGGAGCTGGCCCGCGCGATGGGGCCGCTCCCCGAGGAGTGCGAGCTCTTGGACGTGGGCTGCGGCCTGGGCGGTGGCGCGTTGTACTGGGCCTCCAAGCACCAGGCGCGCGTGACGGCGGTGACGAACGTGGGCCTGCACGTGGAGCTGGTGCGCACGTTCGCCGAAATCGAGGGCGTGGGCGCGCGGGTGAAGCCCCTGCACTGCGACGCGCTCGCGGTGCCGGGGCGGGCCTGCTTCGACGCGGTGGTGGCGGTGGAGACGTGCAGCTACCTGCCACGCCCGGAGTGGTTCCGCCGCGTGCGCGGCCTCCTGCGTCCCGGAGGCGTGGTGGCCATCGCGGACTGCTTCCTCGGGAGGCCGGAGCTGGCGGCGCCGTTCGACCGCTACTGGCGCACGCGCATCGGCACGAGGGAGGAGTACCTGTCCGCCGCGCACGCCGCGGGGCTGGAGCTGGAGGTGTGTGACGACGTGTCCGGACGCGCGGTGGGCTTCTGGTCCCTCACGCTGGAGCTCCTGGCCCATGAGCGCTTCGCGCCCACCGGTCAGCTCCCCGCGCGAATCCTGGCCCGCGGCGAGTCGCGCCGGGAACACCTGCGGCTCCAGCAGGCCCTGTTGGATGGAGGACTGGAGTACGCGTTGCTCGTGCTGCGCCGCGAGGACTGA
- a CDS encoding metallophosphoesterase family protein: MHFKFVHAADLHLDTPFRGVAAQGPLLTRFQESTFRALSRIVDLCLRERVAFLLLAGDLFEVKDRSVRARLALRRELGRLHDAGIGSFIVHGNHDPLSGDTGTLGLPSSVKVFGPDWEEAEVRREGHRLCRVQGISYPDVEVRDDLSARFRRTSNDFSVGLLHANLGGAEGHANYAPCTPAGLDSRGLDYWALGHVHTRGEVVLPGGGLAVYPGNPQGRHVLETGERGCVLVEVEDGGMRRRFVPVDTVRWHRLEVPLTGVGTLDGLLGLAGEVVEAACARELEGHAVRLVLTGRGPLHRELARQGARAQLEADLRARLASVHPPVLLESLRDVSRPELDWESLQAEGGFARTLLEEARALEADPEALARLWEEEALGSLGQRLKRLGVDVLEAPRKEWVTRASQLGVEALHEEEGA, translated from the coding sequence ATGCACTTCAAGTTCGTCCACGCCGCCGACCTGCACCTGGACACTCCCTTCCGAGGCGTGGCCGCACAAGGCCCCCTGCTGACGCGTTTCCAGGAGTCCACCTTCCGCGCCTTGTCGCGCATCGTCGACCTGTGTCTGCGCGAGCGCGTCGCCTTCCTGCTGCTGGCCGGGGACTTGTTCGAGGTGAAGGACCGCTCGGTGCGCGCGCGGCTGGCGCTGCGGCGCGAGCTGGGCCGGCTGCATGACGCGGGCATCGGCAGCTTCATCGTCCACGGCAATCATGATCCACTGAGCGGCGACACGGGGACGCTGGGGCTGCCCTCGTCGGTGAAGGTGTTCGGCCCGGACTGGGAAGAGGCGGAGGTGCGGCGCGAGGGCCACCGGCTGTGCCGCGTGCAGGGCATCTCCTATCCCGACGTGGAGGTGCGCGACGACTTGTCCGCGCGCTTCCGCCGCACGAGCAATGACTTCAGCGTGGGCCTGCTGCACGCCAACCTGGGCGGCGCGGAGGGGCACGCCAACTACGCGCCGTGCACGCCCGCGGGGCTGGACTCGCGCGGCCTGGACTACTGGGCGCTGGGGCACGTGCACACGCGCGGCGAGGTGGTGCTGCCCGGCGGTGGCCTCGCGGTGTACCCGGGCAATCCCCAGGGCCGGCATGTGCTGGAGACGGGGGAGCGAGGCTGCGTGCTGGTGGAGGTGGAGGACGGCGGCATGCGCCGGCGCTTCGTGCCGGTGGACACGGTGCGCTGGCATCGGCTGGAGGTGCCGCTGACGGGCGTGGGCACGCTGGACGGCCTCCTGGGCCTGGCGGGTGAGGTGGTGGAGGCGGCGTGTGCTCGCGAGCTGGAAGGCCATGCGGTGCGCCTGGTGCTCACGGGCCGCGGCCCGCTGCACCGCGAGCTCGCGCGGCAGGGTGCGCGGGCTCAGTTGGAGGCGGACCTGCGCGCGCGGCTGGCGTCGGTCCACCCGCCGGTGTTGCTGGAGTCGTTGCGGGACGTGAGCCGCCCGGAGCTGGACTGGGAGTCGCTCCAGGCGGAGGGAGGCTTCGCGCGCACGTTGCTGGAGGAGGCGCGTGCGCTGGAAGCGGACCCGGAGGCCCTCGCGCGGCTGTGGGAAGAGGAAGCGCTGGGGAGCCTGGGACAGCGGCTGAAGCGCCTGGGCGTGGACGTGTTGGAAGCGCCGAGGAAGGAGTGGGTGACTCGCGCGAGCCAGTTGGGCGTCGAGGCACTTCACGAAGAGGAGGGCGCATGA
- a CDS encoding carboxypeptidase-like regulatory domain-containing protein: MRVWIVGTVIAGALVLLLWQVLGAPSSPPMGGTASAPRLASSGAVPRTSAPTRAHANGLSIRGTVVDAWGKGVAGAHVSASSPEAGQTLSEIPCPDEALPPWEVVTGETPLRRKLAWCLPQSQDIVLAMLLAREGEATVSAEAVSDKDGMFVLEGLPEGPQALLALSARGTAMRRGVPAGSQGVALTLESPRYLKGRALGDEEPLSGASVMVVGREYTRFFDGATTDDGRFQVGPLPPGSYLVLISKEGWIPALEELPLGVEDAEVKLRRRHRLSGQVVANGVPVPSVEVLAASASALTGAPPLRTTSDEQGRFSFELGTGHHTLTAEQDGRYALAQVKLPVSPPSNVLLKLGEALHAEGTVFNDAGGTVAGAKVSLERPGHGGKELSVVTDANGRYRVGPLQPARWTFVLQAEGHLDMLEGEVLEVKPGMRPLDFMMKRAASITGRVLDPAGRPVPGLHLELERDTPEEPVEYELQEGTFSGRDGRFVLDASEPGEYRVLIREDHFLPARIAVKAPSTGVDITLSEGASVEGTLTDARGLPLPGFYMSVIPLAEEGSDPANRMEATTTDAQGRFHRKGLTPGRYRVLAERETDSVDQAVWTDVEVTKDTVVKVALRRPEEHALEGVVVDVEGKPVERVGVRATSVEAPGRLETSCFRKDIVGVLTDAHGRFILQGLTQGRHTLNAMRVGHTFLPERSSGGTAGANGLEVSEETRQVRLVVKRHSHVRGRLIGPDGAPLRDIVINENPVKTREDGSFSIPNHGQPTTAPFFFTAKKLPTVTRMVQGGWESPDVDLGDIQMETGRYIIGQVLSASSGQPVGGLHVLVNVEGVIPDEERMAPLASTAVNSEGRFILGPLEPRPLTLEFRDRQTRFRTLHLKVDETEREVTARLTPRIRVTATAKDLKGRPVEGRVISVSAGTQKSFPMTDGVALVDGLDTGTHELLLHPHPRSQERGEFAPVRLVVPAEGGDMAVVFQPVEPTAR, translated from the coding sequence ATGCGTGTGTGGATTGTGGGGACGGTCATCGCGGGGGCACTCGTGCTCCTGCTGTGGCAGGTGCTGGGAGCGCCCTCCTCGCCCCCCATGGGAGGGACGGCCTCCGCGCCCCGGCTCGCGTCGAGCGGCGCCGTGCCCCGCACTTCCGCCCCCACGCGAGCCCACGCCAACGGCCTGTCCATCCGAGGCACCGTGGTGGATGCGTGGGGCAAGGGCGTCGCGGGTGCGCACGTCTCCGCGTCGTCGCCCGAGGCTGGACAGACGCTGTCCGAAATCCCCTGTCCGGATGAAGCCCTTCCCCCTTGGGAAGTCGTGACGGGCGAGACGCCCCTGCGACGCAAGCTCGCCTGGTGCCTGCCCCAGAGCCAGGACATCGTCCTCGCGATGCTGCTCGCTCGCGAGGGTGAGGCGACGGTCTCCGCGGAGGCGGTGTCGGACAAGGATGGAATGTTCGTGTTGGAGGGCCTGCCCGAGGGGCCCCAAGCACTCCTGGCGCTCTCCGCGCGCGGCACGGCGATGCGACGAGGAGTCCCGGCGGGAAGCCAGGGCGTGGCGCTGACGCTGGAGAGTCCCCGGTACCTGAAGGGGCGAGCCCTCGGTGACGAGGAGCCCCTGTCAGGGGCCTCGGTGATGGTGGTGGGCCGCGAGTACACCCGGTTCTTCGACGGCGCCACCACGGACGATGGACGCTTCCAGGTCGGCCCCCTGCCCCCTGGCAGCTATCTGGTCCTCATCTCGAAGGAGGGCTGGATTCCCGCGCTGGAGGAGCTTCCGCTCGGCGTCGAGGACGCGGAGGTGAAGCTGCGCCGACGACACCGGCTCTCCGGCCAGGTGGTGGCGAACGGCGTCCCTGTCCCCTCGGTGGAGGTCCTCGCGGCCAGCGCGAGTGCCTTGACGGGAGCACCGCCCCTTCGCACCACGAGCGATGAGCAGGGACGCTTCTCGTTCGAGCTGGGCACGGGCCATCACACCCTCACCGCCGAGCAGGACGGACGGTACGCGCTCGCCCAGGTGAAGCTGCCCGTGTCGCCGCCCTCCAACGTGCTGCTGAAGCTGGGCGAGGCGCTCCACGCCGAGGGCACCGTGTTCAACGACGCGGGCGGCACGGTGGCGGGCGCGAAGGTGTCGCTGGAGCGTCCGGGCCATGGCGGAAAGGAGCTGTCGGTCGTCACCGATGCGAATGGCCGCTACCGCGTGGGTCCCCTCCAGCCTGCCCGGTGGACCTTCGTGCTCCAGGCCGAAGGCCACCTCGACATGCTGGAAGGAGAGGTGCTGGAGGTGAAGCCGGGCATGCGCCCCCTGGACTTCATGATGAAGCGCGCGGCCTCCATCACCGGCCGCGTCCTGGACCCCGCGGGCCGTCCCGTGCCGGGCCTCCACCTGGAATTGGAGAGGGACACGCCCGAGGAGCCCGTGGAGTACGAGCTTCAGGAGGGGACCTTCTCCGGCCGGGACGGCCGCTTCGTGCTGGATGCCTCCGAGCCCGGCGAGTACCGGGTCCTCATCCGGGAAGACCACTTCCTCCCCGCGCGCATCGCGGTGAAGGCCCCTTCCACCGGCGTGGACATCACGTTGAGCGAGGGTGCCTCCGTGGAAGGCACGCTGACGGATGCGCGAGGCCTGCCCCTCCCCGGGTTCTACATGAGCGTGATTCCCCTGGCCGAGGAGGGCAGCGACCCGGCGAACCGGATGGAGGCCACCACGACGGACGCCCAGGGCCGATTCCACCGCAAGGGCCTGACCCCAGGGCGCTATCGCGTGCTGGCGGAGCGCGAGACGGACAGCGTGGACCAGGCGGTGTGGACAGACGTGGAGGTGACGAAGGACACGGTGGTGAAAGTGGCCCTGCGGCGCCCCGAGGAGCATGCCCTGGAGGGCGTCGTGGTCGATGTCGAGGGCAAACCCGTCGAGCGGGTGGGCGTCCGCGCCACGTCAGTGGAGGCCCCCGGGCGACTGGAGACGAGCTGCTTCCGCAAGGACATCGTGGGGGTCCTCACGGACGCGCACGGGCGGTTCATCCTCCAGGGGCTGACTCAGGGCCGCCACACCCTCAACGCCATGCGGGTGGGTCATACCTTCCTGCCAGAGCGCTCCTCCGGCGGCACGGCGGGCGCGAATGGCCTCGAGGTGAGCGAGGAGACGCGACAGGTGCGGCTGGTGGTGAAGCGCCACTCTCACGTCCGAGGCCGGCTCATCGGCCCCGACGGCGCGCCCTTGCGCGACATCGTCATCAACGAGAACCCCGTCAAGACACGCGAGGACGGCTCCTTCTCCATCCCCAACCATGGGCAGCCGACCACCGCGCCGTTCTTCTTCACCGCGAAGAAGCTGCCCACGGTGACGCGCATGGTGCAGGGAGGCTGGGAGTCGCCGGACGTCGACCTGGGCGACATCCAGATGGAGACGGGCCGCTACATCATCGGTCAGGTGCTGTCGGCTTCGTCGGGACAGCCCGTGGGCGGCCTTCACGTCCTGGTCAACGTCGAGGGCGTCATCCCCGATGAGGAGCGGATGGCCCCCTTGGCATCCACGGCGGTGAACAGTGAAGGCCGCTTCATCCTGGGGCCGTTGGAGCCGCGTCCGCTCACCCTTGAGTTCCGCGACCGGCAGACCCGCTTCCGCACCCTGCACCTGAAGGTGGATGAAACCGAGCGGGAGGTGACGGCGCGACTGACGCCTCGAATCCGGGTGACGGCGACCGCGAAGGACCTCAAGGGCCGCCCCGTCGAGGGCCGGGTCATCAGCGTGAGTGCGGGCACCCAGAAATCATTCCCCATGACCGACGGTGTGGCGCTCGTGGACGGCCTCGACACGGGCACCCACGAGCTTTTGCTTCACCCCCATCCACGAAGCCAGGAGCGAGGGGAGTTCGCGCCCGTGCGGCTGGTGGTACCCGCGGAGGGCGGAGACATGGCCGTCGTCTTCCAACCCGTGGAGCCGACCGCGCGGTGA